The Candidatus Dormiibacterota bacterium DNA segment CCAGCCACGCGGCGCCGGTCAGCGGTGAGACACCGCGCCGCGGGTCGAGAAGCGCCCGCCTGTGGAACAGGATCGCAGTCAGGACGCCGGCGGCGGCGAGAATCTCGGAGCGGCCGACGATCCCGGCCACCGCCTCGACATGGACCGGGTGTACGGCGAAAAGGATTCCTGCGACGGCCGCGGCGGGCGTCCGTCCACCGGCGAGATCGAGCGCGAGGAGCGTCACCAGGAGCGTGGCGAGCGCGTGCAGGATGGCATTCACCAGATGGAACCACGCGGGCCGCATCCCGGAGATGGCGGCGTCCACGGCGAACGACGCGCTGGTCAGCGGGCGGTAGAGGTCGTGCGCGTGCCCCGGCGCGTTCCAGTAGGGGGTGACCAGGAGACGAGGCAGCTCCCGCAGATCGGTCATCAGCGGGTTCATGAGGATGACGCCGCGATCGTCGAAGACGAAATCGGATCGCAGCGCGGGAAGGTAGAGAGCGAGTGCGAGGAGAGGGCAGACGAGCAGGAGGAGTCGCCGGCCCGTCAAGGGCCGGAGGCGCCGGGGGTCGCTGCCGTGTCAGGCTCGATCGTCGAGCTCTCGATCTCGACCTGCCGCTCGGAGCCCGCCCCCAGGTTGACCAGGCCATCGAGCCTGGTCCTGCGAGCCTTTTCGACCGGGACATCCGTCAGGTAGCCGGAGCTCCGGTGCGCCCAGCTGTTCTGGCGGCCCAGAACATCGAACGCCAGGTAGATGTCGTACGTTCCTGGGTCGAGATCGAAGTCCATCCGCTCCGGGAGGGTCACGCAGCGGTACTCCTCCTGCCAGCGGGGAACCAGCGTATCCGGCGCCATGGGAGGCTCGGGCGGCTTCAGCGACCGCCGATCATCTTGCGGGACGACGACCGGCCCCCTTGGGCCGCTCTTCTTGACCTGGCCCGCCTTGTAAGCGGGAAGCCAGGTCGCGGTGCGGAACACGGGCGATTCGAAGAGCATCAACGGGGTGTCCGCCTGTCCTCGCTTCACGGCCGATACGCTGAACCTGTAGCCGAACGTGAAGACCTCGTTCCTCTTCTCCGGCACTCCGGGCTTCTGAGGCGGGCGGATGGGCCGGTCGTCCGGGAACGTGCACCAGCGCCTGTTCCCGCCGATCATCAACGCCACGCGCCCCTTGTCGGCCGCGGGAGAGGCTGGCAGCGGCGGAGCGAGGATGGCGGGCGGCTGCGGCGCCGGCGCCTCCGAGGCGGGTGGCGTCTCGGGGGTCGCGGATTCCGCCTTGGTCGGGGACGCGAGCGAGACCATACCCGACCCGACGAGGACGATGGCGATCACCGTCATGGGACCGGGAGTCCTCGTCGAACGACGTGTGCCGCGGCGGGTGAATCGAGATCGCCCCGTCCGCCTCTTGTGTGCTAGATTTCTCCGAACCATGTGCGTCGTCACGGGCGGCAATTATACTTCGCGCGGGACCCCCGGGCCACGAACCGGCCCGGGTCGTGAGAGCTATTTATTTCCCGGAACTGCCCGTGCTTCAGCTACCGAGGTTGACGTACGCAGAGCCGAGGTTCAAGGCCCCGGCGAAGGTGTGGGGAACTTCGTGGAAAGGTCTCCAGTACGTGGTCAACTTCTGGAAGGCGGGCAGTTCCGGGAATCTCACAATCACCCTCAAATGAGTCGCGAATTTCCCTGGTTGCTCCAACCCGTGTAGCCCGACTCTACCCAAGATATAGGGCCCTGTCAACAGGAAAATACTACCTCTGGTAAGGAGCGTGGTCGAGAGCGTACTCTCCTCCCTGGAATTCGACGGCGTCCTGAACCTGCTCGCCGCCGAGACCGCCACCCCGGCGGGGGCCACCTCGGCTCTGACGCTGCGCCCCTCGTTCCATCCGCCCGAAGTCGAGGCCGTCAATCGTCTCGTGGCGGAAATGCTCCACTACCTCGAGGTCCGGGGGGCACTTCCATTCGGGATCGTCCCGGACGCGGAGCCTCTGCTGACGCGCCTGGGGGTCGAGGGGGCCGTCCTGGCCCCGCTCGAGGTGCTGGATCTGGTCTCGGCGATGAAGTCGGGGAGGACCCTGAAAGCCTCCCTGACCGAGACGCGCGGGCTGTTCCCGGGTCTTTGGGCGTCCGCGCGCGATTTCCCTGAGCTCGGCAATCTCATCCGGTTCCTCGACGGGAAGATCGCGACCACGGGAGAGATGGAGGACTCCGCCAGCGACGAGCTGCACACCGTGCGCCAGGAGATTCGCCGACGCAATGAGCGGCTCCAGGAGGCCCTCGACGCCATCGTCGCGCGGCCGGAGGTCGCGCGGGCGCTTCAAGATACGTTCATCTCCATCAGGAGCGACCGGCACGTGATTCCGATCCGCTCCGAGGCGCAGGGGTCATTGGTGGGAATCGTTCACGGTGTCTCCGGCAGCGGCGCCACCGTCTACGTCGAACCGATCGAGACGGTCGATCTGAACAACCAGATCGTCACGCTGCGCGATCGCGAGGCGGCGGAGATCCAGCGTCTCCTGCAGGAATACAGCGATCTGCTGCGGGGGCGACTCGCGGAGCTGCGCGTCCTCGTCGTCGGCATCGGACGGCTCGACCTTCTCTCGGCCCGCGCGCGTCTCGGGCGAAGGTTCGGGGCCCGCCCCGGCCAGATCTCCTCGAGCGGTGAGCTGCGGCTGCGCGCGGCCCGCCACCCGCTCCTGGAGCAGGCCCTGAAAACCGAGGGGCGCGCGATCGTGCCCCTCGACCTGGAGCTGTCGACGGGGACACGCGTCCTGATGATCAGCGGTCCGAACACCGGCGGCAAGACGGTCGCCCTGAAGACAGCCGGTCTCCTGTCGCTCATGTTCCAGTCCGGACTGCCGGTCCCCGCCACGGAGGCTGTGCTCCCCGTGTTCCGGGGCATCTTCATCGATATCGGCGACCACCAGTCGATCCCCGACGGCCTCAGCACGTTCTCGGCCAGAATGAGGAACATCTCCGAGATCGCGGGGGCGTTGGAAGCGCCGGCCCTGGTCCTGATGGACGAAATCGGCACCGGCACCGATCCGGAGGATGGTGTGGCGCTGGCCATCGCAATCCTGGATTTCCTGCGCGAGCGCGGCGCCCTGGTCATCGCCACCACTCACCTCGAGGCGCTGAAGGCCTATGCGGCCACGACCGAGGGGTGCGCCAATTCCGCCATGCAGTTCGAGGAAGAGACATTCAGTCCGGTCTTCAAGCTGATCGCGGGGATCCCCGGGAGGAGTGGTGGGCTGGAGATCGCCGAGCGTCTCGGTCTGCCCGTCGCGATCCTCGAAGCGGCCCGCGCGGGGCGCGGGCAGTCCGGCCAGAGAGTCGCGTCCTACCTGGCCCGCCTTCAGGCGATGACCGCCGACATGGACGCCCGGCTCCGCGACATCCACGCTGATCGACAGGGGCTCGCGGACCGGCGCGCCGCCCTCGAGGCGGAGTTTCAGGAGCGCGAGGCGCGACGACAGCGGGCGGTGGTGGCCGAGATCGAGCACGCCCTCAAGGCGATGCGCGAGGAGGGAGAGCGTTACCTCGAGACCGTCAAGGACAGGACGCTCCTGGTCGCCATGCGACGCCAGGAGACGAAAGCGGCGGCGGCGCTGCGGGCCCGGGCGCGCTCACTGCTGAAGACAGCGGGGCCGGAGCCCGCGGCCCCGAATCAAGAATGGAAGGGCCTTGGACCGGGTACGCGGGTCGTGGTGGACAGTCTCGGCGTTCACGGTTCGGTGGAATCCGTCCGCGGCGACCGCGTGGTCGTTCTCGTACGCGGCAAGAGAATGACGATCGCCCTTCGCGAGCTGCGTGCCGAATCGAAGCCCGGCGCGCCCGGGGTCGTCGAGTCCACGCTGCCCGAGGGAGTGACGCTGTCGCGCAAGCCGGGTGCCGCCGCGGCGGACGAGATCCACCTCCTCGGCCGGACGGTCGAAGAAGCGCTGGAGCTCGTGGACAAGTATCTGGACGACGTCTACCTGGCGGGGACGAGTCCCGTCCGCATCGTGCACGGCGTGGGTTCCGGTCGCCTGAAAAAGGCGATCGCGAGTCTCCTGGAGCGTCATCCGCACGTCGACGGATTCACGAGCGCGCCTTCAGACCAGGGGGGCGTC contains these protein-coding regions:
- a CDS encoding endonuclease MutS2, coding for MVESVLSSLEFDGVLNLLAAETATPAGATSALTLRPSFHPPEVEAVNRLVAEMLHYLEVRGALPFGIVPDAEPLLTRLGVEGAVLAPLEVLDLVSAMKSGRTLKASLTETRGLFPGLWASARDFPELGNLIRFLDGKIATTGEMEDSASDELHTVRQEIRRRNERLQEALDAIVARPEVARALQDTFISIRSDRHVIPIRSEAQGSLVGIVHGVSGSGATVYVEPIETVDLNNQIVTLRDREAAEIQRLLQEYSDLLRGRLAELRVLVVGIGRLDLLSARARLGRRFGARPGQISSSGELRLRAARHPLLEQALKTEGRAIVPLDLELSTGTRVLMISGPNTGGKTVALKTAGLLSLMFQSGLPVPATEAVLPVFRGIFIDIGDHQSIPDGLSTFSARMRNISEIAGALEAPALVLMDEIGTGTDPEDGVALAIAILDFLRERGALVIATTHLEALKAYAATTEGCANSAMQFEEETFSPVFKLIAGIPGRSGGLEIAERLGLPVAILEAARAGRGQSGQRVASYLARLQAMTADMDARLRDIHADRQGLADRRAALEAEFQEREARRQRAVVAEIEHALKAMREEGERYLETVKDRTLLVAMRRQETKAAAALRARARSLLKTAGPEPAAPNQEWKGLGPGTRVVVDSLGVHGSVESVRGDRVVVLVRGKRMTIALRELRAESKPGAPGVVESTLPEGVTLSRKPGAAAADEIHLLGRTVEEALELVDKYLDDVYLAGTSPVRIVHGVGSGRLKKAIASLLERHPHVDGFTSAPSDQGGVGVTIVTLRL